The Lutzomyia longipalpis isolate SR_M1_2022 chromosome 2, ASM2433408v1 DNA window GGCAATTGAAGGTTTCAGAGAAAACGACCAAGATTCTCACATTCACCACTCCGTGGGGCCGATATGAATGCCTGCGACTTCCATTTGGGCTAGCCTCGGCTCCAGAAATATACCAGCAAATTATGGAAAACATGTTGGGTCATCTGAATGGAGTGGAAGTTTCAATGGATGATGTTCTAATTCACACAGAAACTCCCGAACAGCTGGCGGATCTCACCAAAACAGTCGTGCAAATTCTGGCCAGCAATGGGTTGAAGCTAAACAAAGATAAATGTGAATTCAACCAGCCCAAAGTCAAGTTTCTGGGTCACTTGTTCTCGGAGAGAGGTTTGGAGATTGATCCAGATAAAGTGGAGGCCATCAAAAATCTCCGGGTTCCGCAGGACAAAGAAACTTTGCAGAGACTCCTGGGAGCTGTGAACTATTTGGGGAAATTTATTCCAAATCTCGCAGAAATTACGAGCCCTTTGCGGGAACTACTGAAGAAGGATGTCGTGTGGCACTGGGAACATGAGCAGAAAGAGGCTTTTAGAAAAGTGATAGAATGCCTTGTCAGTGCACCAGTGTTGCAATATTACGATGTGAATCAGGACGTGACCCTATCGGTGGACAGCTCGTCAAAAGCGTTCGGGGCAGTGTTGTTGCAGAATGGTCACCCAATAGCATATGCTTCAAAGTCTCTGACAGCCAGTCAGCAAAACTGGCCACAAATCGAAAAGGAAGCTGGAGCCATAAGATTTGCATGTACAAAATTCCATGATATGGTGTGGGGAAAGAAGCTGATGATTGAATCTGATCACAAACCACTGGAGAGCATCTTCAAGAAATCCCTCAGTCAAGCCCCACCGAGACTGCGCAGAATCATCTACGATGTGAAGCCATATAATCCAACAGTGATATACAAGAGGGGTAAGGATATTCCTCTGGCGGATGCTTTGAGTAGGGATTCGGAGAACTTACCAGATGACAGTCCGGAAGAATGCGAAGTGCTTCTCACATTGTGTTTGCAGGGTGATGCAAAAGCTAGGTTCCAAAAAGCGACAGAAACTGATGTAGAAATGCAAGTGCTGTGGAAGTGCGTTCTCAGGGGCTGGCCAGAGAATCAGAAAGAAGTCCCAAAAGTGATTCGTCCATATTTTGCTTGCAGAGATGAGATTTCGCTTGCGGAAGGATTGATTTTCAAAGGCGATAGATGCATAGTTCCACCCTCAGAGAGACAAACTGTGCTTAAGCAGATACACAATGGACATTGGGGAATTCAGAATTGTCTTCGCAGGGCCCGAGAGTTTGTGTACTGGCCAAGAATGAACGAAGAAGTCTCGGAGATGGTAAGCAAATGCCCTATTtgtcaaaaatatcaaaatttgcccCCCAGGgaagaattgaaaatgaaggaaGTGCCACAAGTCCCTTTCCAAATCGTGGCTACTGATCTCTTTGTGCTGGACGGAGTGGATTATGTGCTTTTGGCAGATTCGTTCAGTGGATATTTTGATTTTCGAAAACTGAGCACAACGTCATCGGAAGCAGTCATAGCATTCCTCAAAGAGAAGTTTTCCGATTGGGGTATTCCCGAGCAAGTGCATTCCGATGGAGGACCACAATATTCCTCCAGAGAGTTTAGCCAATTTGCATCAGAGTGGGGATTTACTCATGTGATTTCAAGTCCGTATTACCCTCGATCCAACGGATTGGCTGAAAGGTATGTGCAAACCGCGAAAAAGATGATTAAAAAGTGCAAGGAGGATCGACAAGATATTCGTATGGCGTTGCTAATGTCAAGAGTTACCCCAGGAAATGAACTCAAATCGGTGGGAGAACGTCTATGCGGAAGAAAGTTGCGGAATCCCCTCTCTTTTCAGAGATGCACGTCAAAGGAATGTGATGATCAAAACAAGGTGTTGCAGGAAGCTCGACAAAAGCAGAAGATGAATTCAGACCGTGGAACCGCTGCAAGAGCTCACAAACCTTTCAATCCGGGAGAGCGTGTACgtgtaaaagaaatatctgGTTCCTGGAAGTTTGGGAAGATTTATCAGAAGTTTACGGACCGATCGTATCACATTGATCTTGATGATGGGAGAAGAATTCGAAGGAATGCAAAGTACATTCATCCTACCaaagttgaagagaaaatggacACAGAGGATGGTGGAGGTTGCCTTATTGAAATAGTTCCTGTTCCGGAAGCTACAGCACCTCAGTCAGATGGGAGTCCTATTCATCAACAAGCAGCAGAGGCGCCAGGAACACCTCGTTCAAGATATGGAAGACCAATTAGGAGGCCAGTGAGATTGGATCTATGAGTCATTatgaagtttatttattttttcatgtagaaagcaattcttttattcttttttttattttatgggaAAGGAAGAAGGAAAGAAGAAGCTTGAAGGGGGAGATGTGACGTATGTAGATAGGTGGCGCTATAGGCGCCACATCCTTGTCATTATAATAAAGATAGTTGAACTTGAAACATGTGTCTCTACAATCGCGTCTTGGAGGAAAAAGCTGGAAATTTGTGGGGAAAGTTTTTCCATTCTGCACACCACTTTCTGATTGAAAATTGTGCAGGCAACTCCACCAATACACATGTCATTAACTTTTCCAACCAATCACCATTTTTAGTGCACTTTTTGGGGTCAAAAAATCGCACCGGTGAAGCTAAAAAtccaaattatttcttcacttttttgcCCCAAATGGCAGCCACTTAATTTCACTCCACACGTCTGTccgatagaaaaaaaacgcaaCTTTCTCCGTGAGCTTTTCCTGTCGATCTactacaaatttttttttctatacactTTTGCACTCGTACTTCTCTCTACAACACTGAGGAGGTGCAGGGAACAATTGGGGTCACACACTGATATTTCGTGGGTACATGAAATAGAGGTGAAAAGTTATTGGAGGTTTGCGGAAGGAacataaaaaggaaaactttgcAGTAATCTATGTGTAACTTTGCATGGGAAATCTTATGGTTTGTTGCACACTGAAAGGAGCTCACAGAAGCTTTTCACAGGACACTCTCTCACTGACTGATTTCGAGGGGCTTTTCTCACGACAAAATGGGTCTCGTAGTGAGTTTTCTCTCACACTGCACGAGTTTCCTCTCAGGGAGATTTGAGAGTGCAGAGAGGACtcgagagaaaattaagctttCCCGCGTGAGTAAAAAGAggggaaattgattttccatttacTTGAGAAAATTGCCATACAAACTATTGTTGGTAATAGTGatgcatatatttttttttagctttgttctttaaaattagaaaagattctaaagatttttttttcatattcaacgacaaatttttgaaagaatttctaaatGTAACAAACAaggatgttaaaaaaaatctctttctgaATACATTCaagagattttaaaattaaatttaaaaattctgaattgCTTTTTCACGTGAGTGAAAATGTATAGTGTAAGTAATTTTCATCTATAGAGAAGAACAAAtaaatgtgtgaaaaattgatgatAAATGGAGAGTGTTACGGAGAATTCATAGAGCGAGAGAAAATAGAGATAAATGAAAACTCACGAGTACTTGCAGAGTAGATTGACttttgagtgaaaaactcattaattgatcaattgatGCACCACTGACGCCtgaaaaattgatgagaatCATATTGAGAGGCGTGAAATCAATACGAATAATCCCACTCAGTCAGTCAGAAAAACGCCACAATATTGCtcatagaaaatatatttatcttcttcatctcaatagcaagaaaatgtaaagataaaagaattttttttgcactttcaGTTTGAGTGTAAGGTCGCTATTTTGCacaattgatttaaatattcacGCGATTTCCACTCTCGTATATATCTTTGTTGATAATTTCtcgatgaattttctcaacatttccaCTCGCTTCTTGCATTTTGTGCCGATAACAATTAACTCCCGCCCCCCATAGCCGCCTCAAGCTCAGCTCCACTTCACTGTAACGCTATTGCAATTGTTTGGCGTCACGATTGAAGCGAAAAAAATAGCACGATTGCGTGCGATTTCCAGGTAAAAGCTCAAGTATAAAAATTGGCGGAGTTTGCAATTGGTTTAGTGAATTGGACAATATTTTAGCAGTGGAACACGATACcataaaaaatcgttttagAGTGTCAATTTCTCACTGCTGCTGGGTGGATCATCCAGGAAATATGTGGCATCCTCAAATTCACTGTCTTCCGTTTCATCGTCAAAATCTTCAACAGCTTGCTCATACATATGCGAACACACCTCAATCTTGCTTGTAGAATTATCCTCCTGgatttgataattttccagatttttGTAATATACCTCGTCATTGAGGATTTGCTGGCGCCACATGGTGTTGTCGAAAGGCGGCTGAAGGCCTCCATATTCCGCCGGAAGGATTTCTTGTGGAATAAATCGATAGAGTGACGCCAAATCGCTGCCATGTAAGAAAATCTGCCGAGCAACGGAAATTTATTACACAAACAATcccatacaaaaaaatgaggatAATATTCTTTGATGAATCGAAATATTGCTGTACTTAAATGTAAGGATTATCTTTTACAACGAAGCagattttcatacattttcgTCTTATGGATATGAATATGAGACTCTTAGCGTAAAAACTCACCCTTTTTCGGATCTTTTCTCGCAAGAATGGCTTCAGAACAGCGAGAATTGCATCAAAGTAGAAAGGCTCATGAAGAATATGAAATGCCTTAAAACGTAGAGGGAAGGCATCTTGGACCACTTCTACGGTGTATCGAGCAAATTGTGGTGATAGGAAGCGACTGTGACTTAAGCTCACTCCGGCCATATCCAGTAGAACGACAATGCCCGCTATTTGTGTTTCTGAGCTCTTTACGACACTCTCGAGACTCAAAACATTTGTGCGGAAGACATTTTCAACTGAACACCGATATGGATCACATTTGTctgcataaattttaataaaaaatgtacaaatgaataatttaataaaaggtTACATTTATGTAACTTTCTCACCTACACGGAAGATGAATACTTGTCTACCACAGGGATCCCTCAAGGGAATCATATACTGCATTTGCATTTCAAGAATGTGTCGTACATCTGAAGGCGGAAACACCCTAAAGATCTGTGGTGACTGTTGCTTCATCCGGAAGTACTTTAGAgtctacaaaaaataataaaaaataaacccaTGCAATTCTCATCATAATAAAGAGCACAATTTGTCGAAGCTTTTACCATGCGATATGCCTTGTCGACGTCAAACTTTTTGGCGCGCAGAAAACGCAGCAGGAACGCATCATCACGCCATCCAAATGGTACATTCTCCCGATTTATCCTCAGTAAGTGTCTGAAttgttttattgcattttgggAG harbors:
- the LOC129791247 gene encoding alpha-tocopherol transfer protein-like; the protein is MEWREKAEKELGESHEISQNAIKQFRHLLRINRENVPFGWRDDAFLLRFLRAKKFDVDKAYRMTLKYFRMKQQSPQIFRVFPPSDVRHILEMQMQYMIPLRDPCGRQVFIFRVDKCDPYRCSVENVFRTNVLSLESVVKSSETQIAGIVVLLDMAGVSLSHSRFLSPQFARYTVEVVQDAFPLRFKAFHILHEPFYFDAILAVLKPFLREKIRKRIFLHGSDLASLYRFIPQEILPAEYGGLQPPFDNTMWRQQILNDEVYYKNLENYQIQEDNSTSKIEVCSHMYEQAVEDFDDETEDSEFEDATYFLDDPPSSSEKLTL